TGGAAAGCTCAAGTTCTCGATCATACCGTTCTTGATTGTGCTCGGGATGCTTGTCGGTCCGCATGCACCAACGATAGGGATTCTTGACTTTAAGTTCATCGAGAGCCAGGGGATCATCGATTTTCTGGGACAGATCGGTATTCTATTTCTGCTCTTTTACCTTGGTCTTGAATTTTCCGTTCAAAAATTGATCAAATCCGGAAAAAACATTGTGGTAGGCGGAACCGTATATGTAGTATTGAACTTCGTACTGGGTGTGGCTTACGGTTTCGTGATCAATATGCCTCTGTACGAGACGCTGATCATTGCAGGGATGCTGTCGGTTTCCTCCAGCGCCATTGTCGCTAAGGTTCTTGTGGATCTGCGGCGCACAGGGAATGCGGAGACGGAACTCATTCTCGGCATGATTTTGTTCGATGATATTTTTCTTGCCGTGTTCTTATCGATTATGTCGGGACTATTATTAGGCGGGGCTACATCGATAGGGGCAACCATCATCTCGGTTTGCATTTCCATAGGTTACATGCTGTTGTTCTTTGTTATTGCGAGAAAAGGCCCGCCTATACTTAACAAATTGCTGAATATTACGTCCAGCGAGATTTTCATTATCGTAGTATTCTCGTCGATGTTCTTTATTGCCGGGTTTTCGGAGACACTGCACGTAGCCGAAGCGATCGGCGCGCTGTTGTTCGGACTGGCTTTATCGGAGACGGATCATAGCGAACGGATCGAGCAGCTGGTCATTCCATTCCGTGATTTTTTTGGAGCCATCTTCTTCTTCAGCTTCGGTCTCGGCATCGACCCGACCACGCTTGGGAATGCGCTATGGCTTGCTCTTGGCGCCGTGGTATTGACCATTATCGGCAACCTGGTCGCAGGCATGATAGCGGGCCGGAAGGCCGGATTATCGCATAAATCGTCGCTTAACATCGGATTGACCATTATGGCTCGCGGGGAATTCACGATCATCGTTGCGAATCTGGGACTAGCCGGCGGACTGTCGGCTATGCTGAAACCATTCTCGGCCCTCTATGTTCTGATTCTTGCGATTCTTGGTCCTCTTCTAGCCAAGGAGTCAAAACGTATCTACCGCGGAGCGAATAAAATATTCAAATGGAGCGAGCCTGTGGAGAAAGTAAAAAAAAGGAAGGCGTAAGGCTGCTGGGCTGATTTACTTTCTTCCAACTAATCTATATAATCTAGAGATTGAATTAACCCCAGAACGGAGGATTTTCACATGAGTATTATTCGCGAATCTGACCTGCCGGGTATCGGTAAGAAATTCCTTATTCAGGCGAGATCAGGGGATAAGCTGGTTATTGTTATTCATGACGATGGCCGAAGAGAGCTGTACCATTTTGAAGATGACGATCCTGAGGAGACCATCTCCCAGATTACATTAGAGGATGATGAGGCTAGACAAATCGCCGGCATCATCGGCGGCATGACGTATAAACCGAAAGCGCTCGAGACCATCGAGGTGACACTCGAGGATCTGATCATCGAATGGGCACGCATCGAGCCGCATTACAAAAGCGTCGGACAATCCATTGCGGGGCTTCAGGTTCGTCAACGTACAGGTGCTAATGTATTAGCGATTGTGAACAAGAAAGAGCAGAAAATCAATCCGGGTCCGGATGACATCCTGACAGCGGGATCGACGCTGGTGCTTGCGGGCGAGCGTAAGCAGATCAAGCAGCTGAAAGAACTGCTGGTTAACGGCTAATATTGCTCCTTCGTGGATGCGAAGATAACCATACCGAAAGCAAGCTCCTCCTTTTGCGGGGGGGCTTGCTTTTTTATGTGGAGGGGAACCTATTCATCAAAGGGATGATATCCGAAGCTGTTGTGCATAAGAAAAAGCGCCAAGGTCTCGTCCCTTTGCGCTTTTTCTGTTTAACAGCGGGATGCTGCGGATTATGGATTGCCAGAGGGGCCGGTTATTTCCGGGCCACGATCATAAACCGGGCGGAATTCGTCCGGATTCCCCGATCTGTGCGATGGTCTCTGATAAACTGCTGCAGGATGCGAAAATCCGATTCCTCCTGTCCAAATCCGGGGATAATGGGCGTGTGCTTCAGCAAAAAGATAAGATCCTCTTCACGTTCATAGTATTCATCCGCATCGTATTCGGCATATTGGATATTGCGGAACCCGGCAAGCCGAAGTTCCTCCATATATTGATCCTTTAAGGCACCGTCTTCACGGGAGGATTGCCCTCTGCCAAAGGCTTGAGCCAGATTGGCTTTATCAGATTCGCGAACCTGCTGCGTCAAAAACACGCCATCCTCTTCCAGTACTCTCCCCACCTCTGATGCACGAAAAGGGGAGTGTCTGCAGGAGATCAGATTGAAAAACGCCTCCGGAAATTGAAGCGACTCTGCATCCATCTGCATAAAGCGTACATTGGAAGCTGCAGCCTTCCGTTTATTACTCTGGGCAGTTTCTATCATCGAATGGGAAAGATCGATTCCAACTAGCAATGCCGGCTTTGAGGCGATGGACAACAAGCTCTCTCCTCCACCAGTGCCGATATCAAGCACAACATCGGATGATGTGCACCGCTTGCTTACCTCATCGTAAAAATTCCACTCCACGCCCTCCGAGATACATCTGAGCTGGCTGAAGTCCCAGCCGTTTAAGGCCCCTACGATATCATAAAACTGCTTGTATTCCTGTGAATTCATTTATATTGTTCACCTTCCATTTGAGATAAAATGGGATGCTGAAAACAGATCGTCTCTTATTCGTTCGCAGCCTGCTACTGTGATTCTGGCTAGGCCCGGTCCAGTATGATAGACCGGGCCTAGCTACTTCGAACGGCAAGGATCCTAATCAGCATCCAATTCACCCCAATTCTGAAAGATTATTTTTAAGAGTTAAGAAAGTATAAGCTTCAGAGGCTTACCATCCTTATCTCGCAAGAAAAACTTCCGCTATACGCGGTCTCTCCTCTGAGAAAGTACGTCGATAGATGTTTTTCTTATTGTAAGTCCAAGGATTCTTCATGATCAAGGAGAATTTTATTAGGAGGAAGGACCGTAATCTTAAGCAAATGATAAGAATTTGGAAGTATGGCGTTAAGAACTGTCTACTATACTTGATGAATCTGATCGCAAGAACGAGAATAATCGGATTTTAAGGATGAGAGGGTACTGTCATGAACAAATTAAAATCTTTGTCAAGGGAACGTCTTCCCGAGCTGCAATTGGTACGCGCATTCGCCATCCTCGGCGTGCTGTCCGTTCACTCCACATCGTATGCCGTATCTGCGATGACGGATTCCAACTACTTTTTTATGTACAACTTCATGAACATCTTCATGAAATTCGGAACGCCGACATTTATATTTTTGAGCAGTCTGGTACTCTTCTATAATTACTATGACCGTCCCATAACGAAGAAGCTGATCGGCGGATTTTACAAGAAAAGACTGCTGTATATTATCATTCCGTATACGCTGTTCTCCGTGTTCTACTTCGCGCTGCTGCACTATTTGTATTATCAGGGCAGGCCGTTCGGTGAGACGATGGAGAGCTTTGTGCAAAAGCTGTTGACGGGCAAAGCGTATACGCATCTCTATTTCGTATTTATCAGCATTCAGTTTTATGTGCTGTTTCCGCTCGTATTGTGGCTGTTCAAGAAGGTGCCCCAGCTTGCAAAATGGGCGATACCGATTGGACTGGTGATCCAGTGGACGTTTATACTAATGAATAAGTATTATTGGCAGGTACCGAATAAAGGAAGCTGGGCATTGTCCTACATTGCCTATTTCATGCTGGGTGCTTTTATCGGCATCTATTACCCGAAACTGAAAGCCTGGCTTGTTATTAGCCGCGCGAATGCACGGCCTCATCGCATTACCGCCTGGGTGGTGCTGTGGATCGCATGGGCGGCGGCCGGTCTCGGGCATGTGTACATTTATTACAACAGCCGGCTGCATGGAACCGGGTATAATTCAACGCTGTATGAGCTGCTGTGGAATATGCATACGTACCTGGGGGCGCTCGTT
This Paenibacillus sp. JZ16 DNA region includes the following protein-coding sequences:
- a CDS encoding class I SAM-dependent methyltransferase, with the translated sequence MNSQEYKQFYDIVGALNGWDFSQLRCISEGVEWNFYDEVSKRCTSSDVVLDIGTGGGESLLSIASKPALLVGIDLSHSMIETAQSNKRKAAASNVRFMQMDAESLQFPEAFFNLISCRHSPFRASEVGRVLEEDGVFLTQQVRESDKANLAQAFGRGQSSREDGALKDQYMEELRLAGFRNIQYAEYDADEYYEREEDLIFLLKHTPIIPGFGQEESDFRILQQFIRDHRTDRGIRTNSARFMIVARK
- a CDS encoding cation:proton antiporter regulatory subunit — translated: MSIIRESDLPGIGKKFLIQARSGDKLVIVIHDDGRRELYHFEDDDPEETISQITLEDDEARQIAGIIGGMTYKPKALETIEVTLEDLIIEWARIEPHYKSVGQSIAGLQVRQRTGANVLAIVNKKEQKINPGPDDILTAGSTLVLAGERKQIKQLKELLVNG
- a CDS encoding cation:proton antiporter, with amino-acid sequence MDHMMFEVGTALMLVAIASVIAGKLKFSIIPFLIVLGMLVGPHAPTIGILDFKFIESQGIIDFLGQIGILFLLFYLGLEFSVQKLIKSGKNIVVGGTVYVVLNFVLGVAYGFVINMPLYETLIIAGMLSVSSSAIVAKVLVDLRRTGNAETELILGMILFDDIFLAVFLSIMSGLLLGGATSIGATIISVCISIGYMLLFFVIARKGPPILNKLLNITSSEIFIIVVFSSMFFIAGFSETLHVAEAIGALLFGLALSETDHSERIEQLVIPFRDFFGAIFFFSFGLGIDPTTLGNALWLALGAVVLTIIGNLVAGMIAGRKAGLSHKSSLNIGLTIMARGEFTIIVANLGLAGGLSAMLKPFSALYVLILAILGPLLAKESKRIYRGANKIFKWSEPVEKVKKRKA
- a CDS encoding acyltransferase; this translates as MNKLKSLSRERLPELQLVRAFAILGVLSVHSTSYAVSAMTDSNYFFMYNFMNIFMKFGTPTFIFLSSLVLFYNYYDRPITKKLIGGFYKKRLLYIIIPYTLFSVFYFALLHYLYYQGRPFGETMESFVQKLLTGKAYTHLYFVFISIQFYVLFPLVLWLFKKVPQLAKWAIPIGLVIQWTFILMNKYYWQVPNKGSWALSYIAYFMLGAFIGIYYPKLKAWLVISRANARPHRITAWVVLWIAWAAAGLGHVYIYYNSRLHGTGYNSTLYELLWNMHTYLGALVLLQLAILFYRAGVRGWTPALERLGAVSFGIYLIHPFFLLVYREFPLITGNSMLTHLWYAGGFAAALGCSWIVVELTVRFIPGSWVIFGNIPKAKKSVKPVDSPSVPLSGS